A DNA window from Streptomyces sp. CA-278952 contains the following coding sequences:
- a CDS encoding 2-oxoacid:acceptor oxidoreductase subunit alpha → MTSQVSSAAEQAEEANDAVLGGQRAPLSGTTGTTGGGGKEIRRLDRVIIRFAGDSGDGMQLTGDRFTSETASFGNDLSTLPNFPAEIRAPAGTLPGVSSFQLHFADHDILTPGDAPNVLVAMNPAALKANIDDVPRGAEIIVNTDEFTKRPMAKVGYATSPLEDGSLEAYNVHPVPLTTLTLEALKEFGLPRKEAERSKNMFALGLLSWMYHRPTEGTETFLRQKFAKKPQIAEANVAAFRAGWNFGETTEDFAVSYEVAPATQAFPTGTYRNISGNLALSYGLIAAGQLAELPLYLGSYPITPASDILHELSRHKNFGVRTFQAEDEIAGIGAALGAAFGGALGITTTSGPGVALKSETIGLAVSLELPLLIVDIQRGGPSTGLPTKTEQADLLQAMFGRNGEAPVPIVAPRTPADCFDAAIEAARIALTYRTPVFLLSDGYLANGSEPWRIPETSTLPDLKTPFATGPNHTLADGTEVFWPYKRDPGTLARPWAVPGTAGLEHRIGGIEKQDGTGNISYDPANHDFMVRTRQAKIDGIEVPDLQVDDPAGARILVLGWGSTYGPITAAVRRLRAAGEPIAQAHLRHLNPFPKNLGEVLKRYDKVVVPEMNLGQLALLLRAKYLVDAHSYNQVNGMPFKAEQLATALKEAIDA, encoded by the coding sequence GTGACGAGCCAGGTCAGTAGCGCGGCAGAACAGGCCGAAGAGGCCAACGACGCCGTCCTCGGGGGTCAGCGAGCCCCCCTGTCAGGTACGACGGGAACCACGGGCGGCGGCGGGAAGGAGATCCGTCGCCTGGACCGGGTGATCATCCGTTTCGCGGGCGACTCGGGTGACGGTATGCAGCTCACGGGTGACCGGTTCACCTCGGAGACCGCTTCCTTCGGCAACGATCTCTCCACGCTGCCGAACTTCCCGGCCGAGATCCGCGCCCCCGCAGGCACTCTGCCGGGGGTCTCTTCCTTCCAGTTGCACTTTGCCGATCATGACATTCTGACCCCGGGCGACGCCCCCAACGTCCTGGTCGCGATGAACCCCGCCGCGTTGAAGGCGAACATCGACGACGTTCCGCGCGGCGCGGAGATCATTGTGAACACCGATGAGTTCACCAAGCGGCCGATGGCGAAGGTGGGGTACGCGACCAGTCCGCTGGAGGACGGTTCGCTGGAGGCCTACAACGTTCATCCGGTGCCGTTGACGACGTTGACGCTGGAGGCGTTGAAGGAGTTCGGGCTGCCCCGCAAGGAGGCCGAGCGGTCCAAGAACATGTTCGCGCTGGGCCTGCTGTCGTGGATGTATCACCGGCCGACCGAGGGCACGGAGACGTTCCTGCGGCAGAAGTTCGCGAAAAAGCCGCAGATCGCCGAGGCGAACGTGGCGGCCTTCCGGGCGGGGTGGAATTTCGGTGAGACGACCGAGGACTTCGCGGTCTCCTACGAGGTCGCCCCGGCCACGCAGGCCTTCCCCACCGGCACCTACCGCAACATCTCCGGGAATCTCGCCCTGTCCTACGGGCTGATCGCGGCCGGGCAGCTGGCGGAGCTGCCGTTGTATCTGGGGTCGTATCCGATCACTCCGGCGTCGGACATCCTGCATGAGCTGTCGCGGCACAAGAACTTCGGTGTGCGGACGTTCCAGGCGGAGGACGAGATCGCCGGGATCGGTGCGGCGCTGGGCGCGGCCTTCGGCGGGGCGCTGGGCATCACGACGACGTCCGGCCCGGGGGTGGCGCTGAAGTCGGAGACGATCGGTCTCGCGGTCTCCCTGGAGCTGCCGCTGCTGATCGTCGACATCCAGCGGGGCGGCCCGTCGACGGGGCTGCCGACCAAGACCGAGCAGGCCGATCTGTTGCAGGCGATGTTCGGCAGGAACGGTGAGGCCCCGGTTCCGATCGTGGCTCCGCGGACTCCGGCCGACTGCTTCGACGCCGCGATCGAAGCGGCCCGGATCGCCCTGACCTACCGCACCCCGGTCTTCCTGCTCTCCGACGGCTACCTCGCCAACGGCTCCGAGCCGTGGCGGATCCCGGAGACGTCGACCCTGCCCGACCTGAAGACCCCCTTCGCCACCGGCCCGAACCACACGCTGGCGGACGGAACGGAGGTTTTCTGGCCCTACAAGCGCGACCCGGGGACCCTGGCCCGCCCGTGGGCGGTCCCCGGGACGGCCGGCCTGGAGCACCGCATCGGCGGGATCGAGAAGCAGGACGGCACGGGCAACATCTCCTACGACCCGGCCAACCACGACTTCATGGTCCGCACCCGCCAGGCCAAGATCGACGGCATCGAGGTCCCCGACCTCCAGGTCGACGACCCCGCCGGGGCCCGCATTCTGGTGCTCGGCTGGGGATCGACGTACGGGCCGATCACCGCGGCGGTGCGCCGGCTGCGGGCCGCGGGGGAACCCATCGCCCAGGCCCACCTCCGCCATCTCAACCCCTTCCCGAAGAACCTCGGCGAGGTGCTGAAGCGCTACGACAAGGTCGTCGTCCCGGAGATGAACCTCGGCCAGCTCGCCCTGCTGCTCAGGGCGAAGTATCTGGTGGACGCCCACAGCTACAACCAGGTCAACGGAATGCCGTTCAAGGCCGAGCAGCTCGCCACGGCCCTCAAGGAGGCCATCGATGCCTGA
- a CDS encoding 2-oxoacid:ferredoxin oxidoreductase subunit beta, which yields MPDTEELHHNDLLQLVPKAEAKQSMKDFKSDQEVRWCPGCGDYAVLAAVQGFMPELGLAKENITFVSGIGCSSRFPYYMNTYGMHSIHGRAPSIATGLATSRRDLSVWVVTGDGDALSIGGNHLIHALRRNVNLKILLFNNRIYGLTKGQYSPTSELGKITKSTPMGSLDAPFNPVSLAIGAEATFVARTVDSDRKHLTSVLRAAAEHSGTALVEIYQNCNIFNDGAFEVLKDKEQAAEAVIRLEHGQPILFGSQEPKGVVRDPATGDLKVVAVTEENRSQVLVHDAHAESPTTAFALSRIADADTLHHTPIGVLRSVERPVYDTLMSDQLDAAVEQNGKGDLGSLLAGNDTWTVVG from the coding sequence ATGCCTGACACCGAGGAACTGCACCACAACGACCTGCTGCAGCTGGTGCCCAAGGCCGAGGCGAAGCAGTCCATGAAGGACTTCAAGTCCGACCAGGAAGTCCGCTGGTGCCCCGGCTGCGGCGACTACGCGGTGCTCGCCGCCGTCCAGGGGTTCATGCCGGAGCTGGGCCTCGCGAAGGAGAACATCACCTTCGTCTCCGGAATCGGCTGCTCCTCCCGCTTCCCGTACTACATGAACACCTACGGGATGCACTCCATCCACGGCCGCGCCCCCTCCATCGCGACCGGGCTCGCCACCTCGCGACGCGACCTGTCGGTCTGGGTCGTCACCGGCGACGGCGACGCCCTCTCCATCGGCGGCAACCACCTCATCCACGCCCTGCGCCGCAACGTCAACCTCAAGATCCTGCTCTTCAACAACCGGATCTACGGGCTGACGAAGGGCCAGTACAGCCCCACGTCCGAGCTGGGCAAGATCACCAAATCGACGCCGATGGGGTCGCTCGACGCGCCGTTCAATCCGGTGTCCCTCGCCATCGGCGCGGAGGCGACGTTCGTGGCGCGCACGGTCGACTCCGACCGCAAGCACCTCACCAGCGTGCTGCGCGCCGCCGCCGAGCACTCGGGCACGGCGCTGGTGGAGATCTACCAGAACTGCAACATCTTCAACGACGGGGCTTTCGAGGTCCTCAAGGACAAGGAGCAGGCCGCCGAGGCCGTCATCCGCCTCGAACACGGTCAGCCGATCCTCTTCGGCTCCCAGGAGCCCAAGGGCGTCGTACGCGATCCGGCCACCGGCGATCTGAAGGTGGTGGCCGTCACGGAGGAGAACCGCTCCCAGGTCCTCGTCCACGACGCCCACGCGGAATCACCGACGACAGCGTTCGCGCTGTCCCGGATCGCCGACGCCGACACCCTGCACCACACCCCCATCGGAGTGCTGCGCAGCGTCGAACGACCCGTCTACGACACGCTGATGTCCGACCAGCTCGACGCCGCCGTCGAGCAGAACGGCAAGGGCGACCTCGGCTCGCTCCTCGCCGGCAACGACACCTGGACCGTCGTCGGCTGA
- a CDS encoding winged helix-turn-helix transcriptional regulator, giving the protein MCPSRLILEHVTSRWGVLVLAALLERSYRFSELRRAVGGVSEKMLAQTLRTLERDGFVHRDAKPVIPPRVDYTLTPLGIEAAEQVWALARWTERQVGAVQAAREAYDEARA; this is encoded by the coding sequence ATGTGCCCGTCCCGGCTGATCCTGGAACACGTGACGAGCCGCTGGGGCGTCCTCGTACTGGCGGCACTGCTGGAGCGTTCGTACCGCTTCAGCGAACTGCGCCGCGCGGTGGGCGGGGTCAGCGAGAAGATGCTGGCCCAGACCCTCCGGACGCTGGAGCGCGACGGCTTCGTCCACCGGGACGCGAAGCCGGTGATCCCGCCGCGGGTCGACTACACGCTCACCCCTCTCGGCATCGAGGCCGCCGAGCAGGTCTGGGCGCTCGCCCGCTGGACCGAACGCCAGGTGGGCGCGGTGCAGGCGGCACGCGAGGCATACGACGAGGCCCGGGCCTGA
- a CDS encoding SDR family oxidoreductase — MSIVVTGATGALGRLVVDALLAEVPAGEVVAVVRDKEKAAALAARGVELRIADYDRPESLAGVFRSGDRVLLISGSEVGKRVPQHASVVDAAKAAGVAQLAYTGVLGGPDADFALADEHKATEQLILDSGLPYTFLRNGWYTENYTANLAPVLEHRAVLANAGEGRVASASRADYAAAAAAVLTGDGHLNTAYELSGDTAWSLASYAALLSELTGEEITYKNVPAATHQEALVGAGLPEGFAAILVDVDEAIGRGRLAGTSGDLARLIGRPTTPLAETVRAALPTA, encoded by the coding sequence ATGAGCATCGTTGTCACCGGAGCCACTGGCGCACTCGGCCGCCTCGTCGTCGACGCCCTGCTGGCCGAGGTCCCGGCCGGCGAGGTCGTCGCGGTCGTGCGCGACAAGGAGAAGGCCGCCGCGCTCGCCGCCCGGGGCGTGGAGCTGCGCATCGCGGACTACGACCGCCCCGAGTCCCTCGCCGGAGTCTTCCGGTCCGGCGACCGGGTCCTGCTGATCTCCGGCAGCGAGGTGGGTAAGCGGGTGCCGCAGCACGCCTCGGTCGTCGACGCGGCGAAGGCGGCGGGCGTCGCCCAGCTCGCGTACACCGGCGTGCTCGGCGGGCCGGACGCGGACTTCGCACTGGCCGACGAGCACAAGGCCACCGAGCAGCTGATCCTCGACTCCGGGCTGCCGTACACGTTCCTGCGCAACGGCTGGTACACCGAGAACTACACCGCCAACCTGGCCCCCGTCCTGGAGCACCGCGCGGTGCTCGCCAACGCGGGCGAGGGCCGTGTCGCCTCCGCCTCCCGGGCCGACTACGCCGCCGCGGCGGCCGCCGTGCTGACCGGCGACGGCCACCTGAACACCGCCTACGAGCTGAGCGGCGACACCGCCTGGTCGCTCGCCTCGTACGCCGCGCTGCTGTCCGAGCTGACCGGCGAGGAGATCACGTACAAGAACGTCCCGGCCGCCACCCATCAGGAGGCCCTGGTCGGCGCCGGACTGCCCGAGGGCTTCGCCGCGATCCTCGTGGACGTGGACGAGGCGATCGGACGGGGACGGCTCGCGGGGACGAGCGGCGACCTCGCCCGGCTCATCGGCCGGCCGACGACACCCCTCGCCGAGACCGTGCGCGCCGCCCTGCCCACCGCCTGA